The genomic window TGGAACAAAAGATGAACTTAATTATTATGCTTCTCAATTTAATTCTATTGAATTAAATGCTACGTTTTATAATCTTTTCTCGCCAGAGCAGTTTGCAAATTGGTTCGATAAAACGCCTCCAGATTTTAAGTTTTTCCCGAAGTTGCATAAAGAAATAAGTCATAAAAAAGTTTTAAATGATACTCAAAATAATGTTGAGAATTATCTATATAATATATCCCAATTAAAAGAAAAACTAGGCACCACCTTTTTGCAAATGCATAGTAGTTTTAGTCCTAAAGATTTTGATAACGTTATTGCTTTCGCGGAAAATTGGCCGAAGAATGTTCCGTTAGCTATGGAGTTCAGGCATACCGATTGGTATAATGATAAAACTGTTGCTGAAGATTTATATCAACTTTTAGAAGAGAATAATATTTCGAACGTGATTACAGATACTGCAGGTCGACGTGATTTATTACACATGCGCTTAACGAATGCAACCGCTTTTGTACGTTATGTAGGAGCTAATCACTTCTCTGATTATTCACGATTAGACGAGTGGGTAGAACGGCTAAAACTATGGAAAACACAAGGTATTAAAGAAATTGATTTTTTTATTCATCAAAACATTGAAAAAGAATCGACTTTGCTTTCTGCATATTTTATAAAAAAGATAAATGAGGAATTGGGATATACACTAACCATTCCAAATGATGATGGACAGCAACTTCTCTTTTAAGTTAAATATTAAAATCAAATACAAGAATAAATAAA from Algibacter sp. L1A34 includes these protein-coding regions:
- a CDS encoding DUF72 domain-containing protein, translated to MNFGSVTNPGNIEFTLPKDHIDTKYILDKVKDDQVPEIYVGCAKWNRADLKGFYPRGTKDELNYYASQFNSIELNATFYNLFSPEQFANWFDKTPPDFKFFPKLHKEISHKKVLNDTQNNVENYLYNISQLKEKLGTTFLQMHSSFSPKDFDNVIAFAENWPKNVPLAMEFRHTDWYNDKTVAEDLYQLLEENNISNVITDTAGRRDLLHMRLTNATAFVRYVGANHFSDYSRLDEWVERLKLWKTQGIKEIDFFIHQNIEKESTLLSAYFIKKINEELGYTLTIPNDDGQQLLF